The stretch of DNA TGCGCTcgctaaaagtatgcagtgttTTTACATTGCcataagccaaaaaaaactgaacaatgtaaatattttattgagcgCTTTGGGGTGccaatatataaaattcatGTTAAGTTTGTAAACACGTTACTGTTGTCTGATGTGaacaaaaacacattttataCAGTGCATTTTTGAAGGACTTTCTAGGAACTAATTAATTCTGACGAGTGCGTTTTGCAATACAGCaattataaattacaaaaaattttgatatgttcatttgcaactaaagtgttaaaataaatattaactaatgCTGTTGTGTTTGAatattactttttctttaactaaatgttggtaaatattttttgttaagccTGTAAGctattttaaatggttttatatgaacaaaatatttttttaatggtacctataaaaagtttttaataccgaGCTCCTCATAAACAAATGTCGTTACAATTTACTGCACaatagtatttaaatattaaaaccaatcatataattattttctgtaattaaattatttaacccTCAACACATTGGAAAAATGTCAAGAGCCACAAGTTTATAAGTTTTACATTTATTCCATAATcataatctttttttatttaattttctcgtGAATTGACATAAATATCCTTAAACTAGGCTTACAGCAAGGTTACATATATCACAAAGGTCAAAATGCACACGAAAAACACACTAGAAACATACACTGACAGAAATTACAACATTCACGCATTCAAAATAGTTTACTGACTAAAAGTGGGGCCTAAAATTACGCCATCTCCTCCCTCATTTGGTGCTGTTGACTGGGATGGGCACTTAGAGTGGGATTTTGCCTGCCTGATGGCAGCGCCGTTCCCGCTGCCACCGATTTCTGTGACATTTCCGTGGGGGCCTGACGATATCCTCCGGTCAATCGACCCACCAGATTGTTGACAGCGCGCAGCGTCGAAATCGGAATCTGTCGAAAATTCGGATGAACGATTGTAAAACATGGATTTGATTACTGCCGCGGGCGAATGGCGTGAACTCACCTCGAAAATGCTGTCGATCAGGGGTCGCAAACTGAACATCGGGTACGAGTTCTCAGCCGTGTGAGCCGGCTGACTATCGCCTAGGGACAAAATGGCCGCGTTGCTCCCGGGAACCGCCGTTCCCGCTGCTCCATTTCCCGGGCTCACTCCTGCCGCCAAGCTGCTCAACAGCAGGGCCGCATTCTGCTGCAGGCTGCTCATGGATCCTGCGggggcggaggaggcggaggaggggcGCTGCTGGTACTGCCCATAATCCTGGCTCGGATACAGCACCATGTTTTGCACGGGCATCGGCTGCAGGTGCGTCTGAAAAGGTCACCAGAATGTTAATTACGCGGCAAAATTAATTCAACAGATGTGagctaaatattttcaattctaTCTGCACGTCGAAAAAATCATGTCTATAATAATttatggaaaatttataaattaatataggGAGGTATAGAAATTTCAAGACATAAGTATTTTTATGaagattttttggtaaaatattttaaatttaaaattgttttaaaaaactttaaatgtataaaaattaaaatttttgattcattaaaaatatgtttttcaaTATGGATTATGAATGACCTCATAAAATAATCCATTCACATAAAATGTAAGTtataaaatgttgaaaatgaacaaaaaaacaaaagttttacttgttttaagttaatcaattttaaaatgtaggtgtttttagaatttaattaaactctaGTTCACTttttatgtgaaataaaataacatgGAAATCGGCCATATTTTACTTTTGAGATGTTTAATTTGtgtgtcagtcagtcagtaaacattttaattgcacCTCAGCTGGCTTTAGGCTACTTACATCGTTCAGCAGCACCAACTCGTGACGCTGGCCGCGTGCATATCCGGAGACGCGGGTAAACTCGGTGACCAGGTGCGTTGTGACCACCAGGAGGACAAACCAGACGAATCGGTCCATGGCGGTGATGATTATCTAGAAAaatagatacaaaaaaaaaacacatattaAAGGAGATGAGCAAGCCAAGGAGATGATGCTATACATCATTGTTGAAACTCATGCTGTCGACACATTGATCTTGGCAATCCGCACTTGAACGCCACTTGTTTGGTGTGCGGCGGTCCAAAACGTAGTGATTGCAAAGTCAAGTTGCAGCAATGCAGCAGTGCAAACATGGATACGAGATATTCGTTCTGGCCAGCAGCCATAATAGCCATGGCTAAAACGTAGGCCAAACAGTCGAGTATCAAGTTTGGAAACCCCAGTCGAGATCCGAGACAGAATCTGCTGCCTGTTGCTGAATGGCTGGCTCTCTGGCTGGCTGGAGGTTCTGAAATGTGGATTAGACCAAGGCCAGCCAACCAGTTTCTcagttttaagttttcagCTGGATGCATCGAGTTTTTCCACTTGGCAGTGAGTGAATTTTCCCGCCTCAAGTATTTCGAAAGCCGTTCGTCCGTCCAAGGCGAAAggttcaaattcaaattcagactcaaatccaaatccaacgGACTGTGAGCCCGCATTTAGCAACGAAAATATATCCCAGCATATATATCCATCAATGGCTGTCTGTGTTTGTTGTGCTGTCTGGCTTCGCAATTCGTAAAATAGCAATCAAAAATGGAAACATAAAAAGCAAGTGCAGAGCAGGTCAAAAGCAAGTCCAGCGGGCCATGACACTCCATGACTTTGGCCAGCAGGGGCGGAGTTTCAAGGGGGTCGGGGCAGTTAACCCTG from Drosophila takahashii strain IR98-3 E-12201 chromosome 2R, DtakHiC1v2, whole genome shotgun sequence encodes:
- the LOC108054101 gene encoding uncharacterized protein isoform X3, with amino-acid sequence MSFNNDIIITAMDRFVWFVLLVVTTHLVTEFTRVSGYARGQRHELVLLNDTHLQPMPVQNMVLYPSQDYGQYQQRPSSASSAPAGSMSSLQQNAALLLSSLAAGVSPGNGAAGTAVPGSNAAILSLGDSQPAHTAENSYPMFSLRPLIDSIFEIPISTLRAVNNLVGRLTGGYRQAPTEMSQKSVAAGTALPSGRQNPTLSAHPSQQHQMREEMA
- the LOC108054101 gene encoding uncharacterized protein isoform X1, yielding MTVRATTTTQRSLYITNEIIITAMDRFVWFVLLVVTTHLVTEFTRVSGYARGQRHELVLLNDTHLQPMPVQNMVLYPSQDYGQYQQRPSSASSAPAGSMSSLQQNAALLLSSLAAGVSPGNGAAGTAVPGSNAAILSLGDSQPAHTAENSYPMFSLRPLIDSIFEIPISTLRAVNNLVGRLTGGYRQAPTEMSQKSVAAGTALPSGRQNPTLSAHPSQQHQMREEMA
- the LOC108054101 gene encoding uncharacterized protein isoform X4, giving the protein MDRFVWFVLLVVTTHLVTEFTRVSGYARGQRHELVLLNDTHLQPMPVQNMVLYPSQDYGQYQQRPSSASSAPAGSMSSLQQNAALLLSSLAAGVSPGNGAAGTAVPGSNAAILSLGDSQPAHTAENSYPMFSLRPLIDSIFEIPISTLRAVNNLVGRLTGGYRQAPTEMSQKSVAAGTALPSGRQNPTLSAHPSQQHQMREEMA
- the LOC108054101 gene encoding uncharacterized protein isoform X2, which codes for MIERRSQLDKIIITAMDRFVWFVLLVVTTHLVTEFTRVSGYARGQRHELVLLNDTHLQPMPVQNMVLYPSQDYGQYQQRPSSASSAPAGSMSSLQQNAALLLSSLAAGVSPGNGAAGTAVPGSNAAILSLGDSQPAHTAENSYPMFSLRPLIDSIFEIPISTLRAVNNLVGRLTGGYRQAPTEMSQKSVAAGTALPSGRQNPTLSAHPSQQHQMREEMA